One genomic window of Ilyobacter polytropus DSM 2926 includes the following:
- the trhA gene encoding PAQR family membrane homeostasis protein TrhA: MTDHNKLEEYMNSITHYLGALTAVYGLVLLIFRALNFGTIAHLISFSIFGAALVLLYSMSGTYHILQPGKAKKLFKIFDHSAIYILISSSYTPYLLTVVKGQVAIVLLVIQWMLTLMGIIFKIKFTGRFTFVSTLIYLFMGWMIIFVFKNLKANLNSEALNFLLASGITYSVGAIFYLLKKIKFTHVIWHLFVIGGSVLNYLSIYYSI, encoded by the coding sequence ATGACAGATCATAATAAATTAGAGGAATATATGAATTCAATAACGCACTATCTCGGTGCTCTTACAGCAGTATACGGTCTTGTACTTCTCATATTCAGGGCATTGAATTTTGGAACTATAGCACATCTTATAAGTTTTAGTATATTTGGAGCAGCACTTGTACTGCTATATTCTATGTCAGGTACCTATCATATTCTACAGCCTGGAAAAGCAAAAAAACTTTTTAAAATATTTGATCATTCTGCAATATACATACTTATTTCTAGCTCGTATACTCCATATCTACTCACAGTAGTCAAAGGTCAAGTTGCTATTGTACTATTAGTTATACAGTGGATGCTCACCCTGATGGGAATAATTTTCAAAATAAAATTTACAGGCAGGTTTACCTTTGTTTCCACACTTATTTATCTTTTCATGGGATGGATGATAATATTTGTCTTTAAAAATCTCAAGGCAAATCTAAACTCTGAAGCTCTGAACTTTCTTTTAGCAAGTGGTATAACATACTCCGTAGGAGCGATATTTTATCTCCTTAAAAAGATAAAGTTTACTCATGTAATATGGCATCTGTTCGTCATTGGAGGAAGTGTATTGAACTACCTATCTATATACTATTCTATATAA
- a CDS encoding TolC family protein has translation MKKIYIIFLSLSLTLQIHAMTLDDMLKVIQTKGYSNDFKKFETNRLNIEETKVNLTDRDGVDIEADSDYYNESEEFDSTFSAQYDIFKYSAEYDHTTGSTDEELIGIEKELKDIFFSDRKYETNIFSYDKEYRLNLENETVEEEILAVISLYQTYMDTKLELDLKEKLHPGLISDMEKLKKEFELGAGTEFDYMYSQMLVENSTSDIIQLKEDIKKLKTDFYDLYKIDLSGEEIEYFSPAEKLEKEIFENIGKRDLENSDLLLEKSKENYKYSKFDNKWPDITAGAFYDTVDGQVVVSLELEKTLFEYDDSSQLYEVEINELELEKEKTLYKVNNLRKDFENKYSSLLKEVSNLKRENIILEKKYEIYKLKYEQGSESYTDYIEKYDEFVENSITLERKNNELNALIYEIKYRR, from the coding sequence TTGAAAAAAATTTATATAATTTTTTTATCCCTTTCTCTCACACTGCAAATTCATGCTATGACTTTAGATGATATGCTAAAAGTTATTCAGACTAAAGGCTATTCCAATGACTTCAAGAAATTTGAAACAAATCGTTTAAATATCGAGGAAACAAAAGTAAACCTCACTGACCGAGACGGAGTGGATATAGAGGCCGATTCCGATTACTACAATGAAAGTGAAGAATTTGACAGTACTTTTTCTGCCCAATATGACATTTTCAAATATTCTGCTGAATATGACCATACTACAGGAAGTACAGATGAGGAACTTATCGGAATAGAAAAAGAACTCAAAGATATATTCTTTAGTGACAGAAAATATGAGACAAATATTTTCTCATATGATAAAGAATACAGGCTAAACCTTGAAAATGAAACAGTTGAAGAAGAGATATTAGCTGTCATTTCTCTTTATCAGACTTATATGGATACAAAGCTTGAGCTAGACTTAAAGGAGAAACTCCATCCCGGACTTATAAGTGACATGGAAAAATTAAAAAAAGAGTTTGAACTTGGTGCTGGAACCGAATTTGATTATATGTATTCTCAGATGCTGGTAGAAAATTCCACAAGTGATATCATACAACTAAAAGAAGATATTAAAAAATTAAAAACTGATTTTTATGACCTTTATAAAATTGATTTATCTGGAGAAGAAATAGAATATTTTTCTCCTGCTGAAAAATTGGAAAAAGAAATTTTTGAAAACATTGGAAAAAGAGATTTGGAAAATTCTGATTTACTTTTGGAAAAATCCAAAGAAAATTATAAATATTCAAAATTTGACAATAAGTGGCCGGATATTACCGCAGGTGCTTTTTATGATACTGTAGATGGTCAAGTAGTAGTTTCCCTTGAATTAGAAAAAACACTTTTTGAATATGATGACTCTAGTCAACTTTACGAAGTTGAAATTAATGAGTTGGAATTAGAAAAGGAAAAAACATTATATAAAGTCAATAATCTCAGAAAAGATTTTGAAAATAAATACTCCTCACTTTTAAAAGAGGTATCAAATTTAAAAAGGGAAAATATTATATTAGAAAAAAAATATGAAATTTACAAACTAAAATATGAGCAGGGTAGTGAATCCTACACTGACTATATTGAAAAGTATGATGAATTTGTAGAAAACTCTATAACCTTAGAGCGAAAAAACAATGAACTCAATGCTCTCATCTATGAGATAAAATACAGGAGGTAA